In Sodalis ligni, a single genomic region encodes these proteins:
- the rnr gene encoding ribonuclease R: MSQDPFLEREAEKYEFPVPSREFILDHLAKRETPVSREELAQDLDITGEDQIEGLRRRLRAMERDGQLIFTRRQCYALPERLDLLRGTVIGHRDGFGFLRVEGRKDDLYLSAEQMKMAIHGDVVLAQPLGADRKGRREARIVRVLVPKTSQIVGRYFTDAGSAFVVPDDSRLSFDILVPPESTGGARMGFVVVVELTQRPTRRTKAIGKVVEVLGDNMGTGMAVDIAVRSHDIPYTWPPEVDSQVATLAEEVPEEAKRGRVDLRPLPLMTIDGEDARDFDDAVFCETKRGGGWRLWVAIADVSYYVRPNTPLDNEARSRGTSVYFPSQVIPMLPEVLSNGLCSLNPQVDRLCMVCEMTVSAQGRLSSYKFYEAVMNSHARLTYTKVWQILQGNEELREQYRPLVKPIQTLHEMYKALDQARMQRGGISFETDEAKFIFNAERRIDRIEPVTRNDAHKLIEECMILANIAAARFVEKNEEPALYRVHDRPSDDHITALRSVLGELGLTLGGGAKPEPKDYAEMMNVVANRPDHEMLQTMLLRSMKQAIYDPENRGHFGLALQAYAHFTSPIRRYPDLSLHRAIKYLLAKRDGEAVGRATASGGWHAEMAEMLQLGQQSSMSERRADEATRDVADWLKCDFMQDHVGQVFSGIIASVTGFGFFVRLNDLFIDGLVHVSTLDNDYYRYDNIGQRLIGESGGRVYRLGDVVEIKVEAVHMDERKIDFSLISSRRQPRGAGKTERVRTQQAARGANGAGGESKTPRRRRSGKKPANFEPDSAFRGSERQEGKAKSQPAKAKASSAGEHAAGGEAAKPRRSRKKAGTAGK, from the coding sequence ATGTCTCAAGATCCCTTTCTCGAACGAGAGGCGGAAAAATACGAATTCCCCGTGCCGAGCCGGGAATTTATCCTGGACCATTTGGCCAAACGGGAGACGCCGGTCAGCCGCGAAGAGCTGGCCCAGGATTTGGATATTACCGGCGAAGATCAAATAGAAGGTCTGCGCCGGCGTTTACGCGCCATGGAGCGCGACGGCCAGCTTATTTTTACCCGCCGGCAGTGCTACGCGCTGCCTGAGCGCCTGGATTTGCTGCGCGGTACGGTCATCGGCCATCGCGACGGTTTCGGCTTTTTACGGGTCGAAGGCCGCAAGGACGATTTGTACCTCTCCGCCGAACAGATGAAAATGGCCATCCACGGCGACGTGGTGCTGGCGCAGCCGCTGGGAGCCGATCGTAAAGGTCGCCGCGAAGCGCGCATAGTGCGGGTATTGGTGCCCAAAACCAGCCAGATTGTCGGTCGGTATTTTACCGACGCCGGCAGCGCGTTTGTGGTGCCCGACGACAGCCGGTTGAGTTTCGATATCCTGGTGCCGCCGGAAAGCACCGGCGGGGCCCGTATGGGCTTTGTGGTAGTGGTGGAGCTCACTCAGCGTCCCACCCGCCGCACCAAGGCCATCGGCAAGGTGGTGGAGGTCCTCGGGGACAATATGGGGACCGGGATGGCAGTGGATATTGCCGTACGATCCCACGATATTCCCTACACCTGGCCGCCGGAAGTGGACAGCCAGGTGGCGACGCTTGCGGAAGAAGTGCCGGAAGAGGCGAAGCGCGGCCGGGTGGATTTGCGTCCGCTGCCGCTGATGACCATTGACGGCGAAGATGCCCGCGATTTTGATGATGCGGTATTCTGCGAAACAAAACGCGGCGGCGGATGGCGTCTTTGGGTCGCCATCGCGGATGTCAGTTATTATGTCCGGCCGAATACTCCCCTGGACAACGAAGCCCGCAGCCGGGGAACGTCGGTGTACTTCCCCTCGCAGGTGATCCCCATGCTGCCGGAAGTGCTCTCCAACGGTTTGTGTTCGCTGAATCCGCAGGTGGACCGGTTATGCATGGTCTGTGAGATGACCGTCTCGGCCCAGGGCCGGCTTTCGTCCTACAAATTTTACGAAGCCGTTATGAACTCCCATGCGCGGCTGACCTATACCAAGGTATGGCAGATACTGCAGGGCAATGAGGAGCTGCGCGAGCAGTACCGGCCGCTGGTCAAACCGATTCAGACATTGCATGAAATGTATAAGGCGCTGGATCAGGCGCGGATGCAGCGCGGCGGCATCTCGTTTGAAACCGATGAAGCCAAGTTTATTTTTAACGCCGAGCGGCGCATCGATCGCATTGAGCCGGTGACGCGCAATGATGCGCATAAGCTGATTGAAGAATGCATGATCCTGGCCAATATCGCCGCGGCGCGGTTTGTGGAAAAGAATGAAGAGCCGGCCCTTTACCGGGTGCACGATCGTCCCAGCGACGATCATATTACCGCGCTGCGCAGCGTGCTGGGTGAGTTGGGGCTGACTCTGGGCGGCGGAGCGAAACCCGAGCCGAAAGATTACGCCGAAATGATGAATGTGGTGGCTAATCGCCCGGATCACGAAATGCTGCAGACCATGCTGCTGCGGTCGATGAAGCAGGCGATTTACGATCCGGAAAACCGCGGCCATTTCGGCTTGGCATTGCAGGCTTATGCCCACTTTACCTCGCCCATAAGGCGCTATCCGGATCTCTCTTTACACCGCGCCATCAAATATCTGCTGGCGAAACGGGATGGCGAGGCCGTCGGCCGTGCCACCGCCAGCGGCGGCTGGCATGCCGAAATGGCGGAAATGCTGCAATTGGGCCAGCAGAGCTCCATGAGCGAACGCCGGGCCGATGAGGCCACTCGCGACGTGGCGGATTGGCTGAAGTGTGATTTTATGCAGGATCACGTGGGTCAGGTATTCAGCGGCATCATCGCCAGCGTGACCGGTTTTGGCTTTTTTGTCCGCCTGAACGATTTATTCATCGACGGCCTGGTGCATGTTTCCACCCTGGATAACGATTATTACCGTTATGACAATATCGGTCAGCGGCTGATCGGCGAATCGGGCGGGCGGGTCTACCGTCTGGGCGACGTGGTGGAAATCAAGGTTGAAGCAGTCCATATGGATGAACGCAAAATCGATTTCTCCCTGATATCCAGCCGCCGTCAACCCCGTGGCGCGGGTAAAACCGAGCGCGTTCGGACGCAGCAGGCGGCGCGCGGCGCCAACGGCGCCGGCGGTGAGAGTAAAACTCCCCGCCGCCGCCGCTCCGGCAAAAAGCCGGCTAACTTCGAACCGGACAGCGCGTTTCGCGGCAGCGAACGCCAGGAGGGCAAGGCTAAAAGCCAGCCCGCCAAGGCCAAGGCGTCCTC
- a CDS encoding adenylosuccinate synthase: MGKNVVVLGTQWGDEGKGKVVDLLTERAKYVVRYQGGHNAGHTLVIDGEKTVLHLIPSGILRKNVSSIIANGVVLSPEALMKEMGELEARGVPVRERLLISEACPLILSYHVALDAAREKARGDKAIGTTGRGIGPAYEDKVARRGLRVGDLFDKKTFAVKLKEIVDYHNFQLVNYYKVDPVDYQTILDDILAIADILTGMVVDVSDLLDNARKRGELIMFEGAQGTLLDIDHGTYPYVTSSNTTAGGVATGSGLGPRYVDYVLGIVKAYSTRVGAGPFPTELFDDVGEYLSIKGNEFGATTGRRRRTGWLDAVAVRRAVQINSLSGFCMTKLDVLDGLKEVKICVAYRMPDGREVKITPLAAEGWDGIVPIYETLPGWSESTFGVKEFDKLPEAARRYIRRVEEVTEVPVDIISTGPDRTETMILRDPFDA, translated from the coding sequence ATGGGTAAGAACGTTGTCGTACTGGGCACCCAATGGGGTGACGAAGGTAAAGGCAAAGTCGTAGACTTGCTGACTGAGCGGGCTAAATATGTTGTTCGCTATCAGGGCGGACATAATGCCGGTCATACTTTAGTTATCGACGGTGAAAAAACCGTACTTCATTTGATCCCTTCAGGTATTTTACGTAAAAACGTATCCAGCATTATTGCCAACGGTGTGGTGTTATCCCCCGAGGCGCTAATGAAAGAGATGGGTGAGCTTGAAGCCCGTGGTGTACCCGTACGCGAACGATTGCTTATTTCAGAAGCTTGTCCCCTCATCCTCTCCTACCATGTCGCCCTGGATGCGGCACGGGAGAAAGCCCGCGGCGACAAGGCCATCGGCACCACCGGCCGTGGTATTGGCCCGGCTTATGAAGATAAAGTCGCGCGCCGCGGATTACGCGTAGGCGATCTCTTCGATAAAAAAACCTTTGCCGTCAAGCTGAAAGAAATCGTCGATTATCATAATTTCCAGTTAGTGAATTATTATAAAGTCGACCCGGTGGATTATCAGACCATCCTGGATGATATTCTGGCGATTGCCGATATCCTTACCGGCATGGTTGTCGATGTTTCCGACCTGCTGGATAATGCCCGCAAGCGCGGCGAGCTCATCATGTTCGAAGGCGCGCAGGGTACGTTGCTGGATATCGATCACGGTACCTATCCCTATGTCACCTCATCCAACACCACCGCCGGCGGCGTTGCTACCGGTTCGGGCCTTGGACCGCGCTATGTGGATTATGTGCTGGGTATCGTCAAGGCCTATTCCACCCGCGTGGGTGCCGGCCCGTTCCCCACGGAGCTCTTTGATGATGTCGGCGAGTATCTGAGCATCAAGGGCAATGAATTCGGCGCAACCACCGGCCGACGCCGCCGTACCGGCTGGCTGGATGCGGTTGCCGTTCGCCGCGCGGTGCAGATCAATTCCCTGTCCGGTTTCTGCATGACCAAGCTTGACGTATTGGACGGTTTGAAAGAGGTGAAAATCTGCGTCGCTTATCGCATGCCGGACGGACGCGAAGTGAAAATCACTCCGCTGGCCGCCGAGGGCTGGGACGGTATAGTGCCTATCTATGAAACGCTGCCGGGCTGGAGTGAATCCACCTTCGGCGTCAAAGAGTTCGATAAGCTGCCGGAAGCCGCGCGACGCTACATTCGCCGGGTTGAGGAAGTGACCGAAGTGCCGGTGGATATCATCTCAACGGGGCCGGACCGGACCGAGACCATGATACTGCGTGACCCATTTGACGCATAA
- a CDS encoding DUF2065 family protein has product MNPTIWMALGLVLVLEGLGPMLFPAVWRKMIGSMTLLPDKLLRRFGGGLVVAGGVIYYMLRSRMGG; this is encoded by the coding sequence ATGAATCCTACAATTTGGATGGCGCTGGGACTGGTATTGGTTCTCGAAGGGCTGGGACCGATGCTGTTTCCGGCGGTATGGCGCAAAATGATCGGTTCCATGACGCTGCTGCCCGATAAATTATTGCGCCGCTTCGGCGGAGGGTTAGTAGTGGCCGGCGGTGTAATCTACTACATGTTGCGCAGCAGAATGGGAGGGTGA
- the hflC gene encoding protease modulator HflC: MRKSIIVIIVVVLVALYASMFVVQEGQRGIVLRFGKVLRDNENKPEIFNPGLHFKIPFIETVKTLDARIQTMENQADRFVTMEKKDLIVDSYIKWRISDFSRYYLATGGGDVSQAEVLLKRKFSDRLRSELGRLDVKGIVTDSRNRLMTDVRDALNNGTAGDNEIETTEADNAIASAAARVARETNGAQPAVNPNSMAALGIEVVDVRIKQISLPAEVSDAIFQRMRAEREAVARRHRSQGQEEAEKLRAAADYEVTRTLAEAQRTALITRGEADAETAQLYANAFGADPAFFTFIRSLRAYENSFSGNNDIMVLSADSDFFRYMKSPDVAIPATPAAPAARP; this comes from the coding sequence ATGCGCAAGTCTATTATAGTCATCATTGTCGTGGTGCTTGTGGCGCTGTATGCCTCTATGTTTGTCGTCCAGGAAGGACAGCGCGGCATCGTATTGCGCTTTGGCAAAGTCCTGCGCGACAATGAAAACAAGCCTGAGATCTTCAATCCCGGCCTGCATTTTAAAATACCGTTTATCGAGACGGTGAAAACGCTGGACGCGCGCATCCAAACCATGGAAAACCAGGCGGATCGCTTTGTTACCATGGAAAAAAAGGATCTGATTGTGGATTCTTACATCAAATGGCGCATCAGTGATTTCAGCCGCTATTATCTGGCGACGGGCGGCGGTGACGTTTCTCAGGCCGAAGTCCTGCTGAAACGGAAATTCAGCGACCGGTTGCGTTCCGAACTCGGCAGGCTGGACGTCAAGGGCATCGTGACCGATTCGCGTAACCGGCTGATGACCGATGTGCGGGATGCGCTGAATAACGGCACCGCGGGGGACAATGAAATAGAGACCACGGAAGCGGACAACGCCATCGCCTCGGCGGCGGCGCGGGTCGCCCGTGAAACCAACGGCGCCCAGCCGGCGGTGAATCCCAACAGTATGGCGGCGCTGGGTATCGAAGTGGTGGATGTGCGTATCAAGCAGATAAGCCTGCCGGCTGAAGTCTCCGACGCCATATTCCAGCGTATGCGGGCCGAACGTGAAGCGGTGGCGCGTCGTCATCGTTCCCAGGGACAGGAAGAGGCGGAAAAACTGCGGGCGGCGGCAGACTATGAGGTCACCCGCACCCTGGCGGAAGCGCAGCGTACGGCATTAATCACCCGCGGCGAAGCCGATGCCGAAACCGCACAGCTGTACGCCAACGCCTTTGGCGCGGATCCGGCTTTCTTCACCTTTATCCGCAGCCTGCGCGCCTATGAAAATAGCTTTAGCGGCAACAACGATATTATGGTCCTTAGCGCGGACAGCGATTTCTTCCGTTATATGAAATCGCCCGATGTCGCCATACCGGCCACCCCGGCTGCTCCGGCAGCCCGGCCCTAA
- the hflK gene encoding FtsH protease activity modulator HflK, translating to MAWNQPGNNGHDRDPWGSSNNSGNSGGNNNKGGREQGPPDLDDIFRKLGKKISGFGGGNKNPEGTGGAKSPGHGRRYIGLAVVVLVAIWAGSGFYTIKEAERGVVTRFGKFDRLVQPGLNWKPTFVDHVIAVNVESVRELAASGIMLTADENVVRVEMNVQYRVTDPERYLFSVTDADDSLRQATDSALRGVIGKYTMDRILTEGRTVVRSDTQRVLEETIRPYDMGITLLDVNFQAARPPDEVKAAFDDAIAARENEQQYIREAEAYANEVQPRANGQAQRIRKEGRAYRTRTVLEAQGEVQRFAKLLPEYKAAPEITRQRLYIDSMERLLSHTRKILVNDNKGGNNVMVLPLDQMLRNAPAKASKDTATDSLLRLPALSTGGTAEPSPVDIGTSGSIMDQRKANAQRDDTTRVGRD from the coding sequence ATGGCGTGGAATCAGCCCGGTAATAACGGACATGACCGCGACCCGTGGGGGAGCAGCAATAACAGCGGCAACTCTGGCGGAAATAATAATAAAGGCGGGCGTGAACAAGGACCTCCTGATTTGGACGATATCTTCCGTAAGCTCGGTAAAAAAATAAGCGGGTTTGGCGGAGGCAATAAAAACCCGGAGGGTACCGGCGGCGCCAAAAGCCCCGGCCACGGCAGGCGTTACATCGGACTGGCCGTGGTGGTCCTGGTGGCTATCTGGGCCGGCAGCGGCTTCTACACCATCAAGGAAGCGGAGCGCGGCGTAGTCACGCGCTTCGGAAAATTCGACCGCCTGGTGCAGCCGGGCCTGAATTGGAAACCCACCTTTGTCGATCATGTGATTGCGGTTAACGTTGAGTCGGTACGCGAGCTGGCGGCGTCCGGCATCATGCTTACCGCCGATGAAAACGTCGTGCGCGTGGAAATGAACGTGCAGTACCGCGTCACCGACCCGGAACGCTACCTGTTCAGCGTAACCGATGCGGACGACAGCCTGCGACAGGCCACCGACAGCGCCCTGCGGGGCGTTATCGGCAAGTACACCATGGATCGCATCCTCACGGAAGGGCGTACCGTGGTGCGCAGCGATACGCAGCGGGTATTGGAGGAAACCATCCGTCCATACGACATGGGCATTACCCTGCTGGACGTGAACTTCCAGGCGGCGCGTCCCCCTGATGAAGTGAAGGCCGCGTTTGACGATGCCATAGCCGCCCGTGAAAACGAGCAGCAGTACATCCGCGAGGCCGAGGCGTATGCCAACGAGGTCCAGCCGCGCGCTAACGGCCAGGCGCAGCGTATCCGGAAAGAGGGGCGCGCCTACAGAACCCGTACCGTGCTGGAAGCGCAGGGTGAAGTTCAGCGCTTCGCCAAACTGCTGCCTGAATACAAAGCCGCGCCGGAGATTACCCGCCAGCGTTTATATATAGATTCGATGGAACGGTTATTAAGCCATACGCGTAAAATTCTGGTGAACGACAACAAAGGGGGCAATAACGTGATGGTGCTGCCGCTGGATCAAATGCTGCGCAATGCGCCGGCGAAAGCATCCAAGGATACCGCCACGGACAGCCTGCTGCGGCTGCCTGCCCTTTCCACCGGCGGAACGGCTGAACCCTCGCCTGTGGATATCGGCACTTCCGGCTCCATTATGGATCAGCGCAAAGCGAACGCCCAGCGTGACGATACCACTCGCGTAGGGAGGGACTAA
- the hflX gene encoding ribosome rescue GTPase HflX, whose translation MFDRYDTGEQAILVHIFFSQDKDMEDLQEFESLVSSAGVEALHVITGSRKAPHPKYFVGEGKAEEIAQAVKTSGASVVLFDHALSPAQERNLESLCQCRVIDRTGLILDIFAQRARTHEGKLQVELAQLRHLATRLVRGWTHLERQKGGIGMRGPGETQLETDRRLLRNRITLILSRLERVEKQREQGRRARNRADVPTVSLVGYTNAGKSTLFNRLTQAEVYVADQLFATLDPTLRRIEVGDVGDTVLADTVGFIRHLPHDLVAAFKATLQETREATLLLHIVDASDSRGQENIAAVDTVLAEIEANDVPVLLIMNKIDMLDDFVARIDRDEDNLPVRVWLSAETGEGIPLLFQALTERLSGEIAQHELRLPPQAGRLRSRFYQLQAIEKEWIEDDGSVGLLVRLPLIDWRRLCKQENELVDYLV comes from the coding sequence TTGTTTGACCGTTATGATACCGGTGAGCAGGCCATACTGGTTCACATCTTTTTCTCGCAAGACAAAGACATGGAAGATCTTCAGGAGTTTGAGTCGCTGGTGTCTTCCGCCGGGGTGGAAGCGTTGCATGTTATAACCGGGAGCCGCAAGGCCCCGCACCCCAAGTATTTTGTCGGAGAGGGAAAAGCTGAAGAAATCGCGCAAGCGGTTAAAACCAGTGGTGCGTCTGTCGTACTTTTCGATCATGCATTATCTCCTGCTCAAGAGCGCAATCTCGAGAGCTTATGCCAATGCCGGGTCATCGATCGCACCGGGCTGATTTTGGACATTTTTGCACAGCGTGCTCGTACCCACGAGGGTAAATTGCAGGTGGAACTGGCTCAGCTGCGCCATCTCGCCACGCGTCTGGTGCGGGGATGGACCCACCTTGAGCGGCAAAAAGGCGGCATAGGCATGCGCGGGCCGGGTGAAACCCAGCTTGAAACCGACCGCCGTCTGTTACGCAACCGGATTACCCTGATACTTTCCCGCCTGGAACGGGTGGAAAAACAGCGGGAGCAAGGACGCCGGGCCAGGAATCGCGCCGATGTCCCCACGGTATCGCTGGTGGGCTACACCAATGCCGGCAAATCCACGCTGTTCAACCGGCTCACCCAGGCGGAAGTCTATGTCGCCGATCAGCTGTTCGCCACGCTGGACCCTACCCTGCGGCGCATCGAAGTCGGCGATGTGGGCGACACGGTCCTGGCGGATACGGTTGGTTTTATCCGCCATTTGCCCCATGATCTGGTGGCGGCGTTTAAAGCGACCTTGCAAGAGACGCGCGAAGCCACGCTGCTGTTGCATATCGTCGATGCCTCGGACAGCCGCGGCCAGGAAAATATCGCCGCGGTGGATACGGTACTGGCGGAAATCGAAGCGAACGACGTTCCGGTACTGTTGATCATGAATAAAATCGATATGCTGGATGATTTTGTTGCGCGTATTGATCGAGACGAGGATAACTTACCGGTACGGGTATGGCTGTCCGCCGAAACCGGAGAAGGAATCCCGTTGCTTTTCCAGGCGCTGACCGAACGCCTGTCGGGTGAGATTGCGCAGCATGAGCTGCGCCTACCCCCGCAGGCCGGACGTTTACGCAGCCGTTTTTACCAGCTTCAGGCAATTGAAAAAGAATGGATTGAGGACGACGGCAGCGTCGGGCTGCTCGTCAGATTGCCGCTCATCGATTGGCGTCGCCTGTGCAAGCAAGAGAATGAGTTGGTGGACTATCTTGTCTGA
- the hfq gene encoding RNA chaperone Hfq, with product MAKGQSLQDPFLNALRRERVPVSIYLVNGIKLQGQIESFDQFVILLKTRLVRWFISMPFLL from the coding sequence ATGGCTAAGGGGCAATCTTTGCAAGATCCGTTCTTGAACGCATTGCGTCGGGAAAGGGTTCCGGTTTCTATTTATTTGGTGAATGGTATCAAATTGCAGGGCCAGATTGAGTCATTTGACCAGTTTGTCATTTTGTTAAAAACACGGTTAGTCAGATGGTTTATAAGCATGCCATTTCTACTGTAG
- the miaA gene encoding tRNA (adenosine(37)-N6)-dimethylallyltransferase MiaA codes for MTEAIGPPLPQAIFLMGPTASGKTGLAIELRRRLPVEIISVDSALIYRGMDIGTAKPGKDELAIAPHRLIDIRDPEQAYSAADFSRDALAAMAEITASGRVPLLVGGTMLYFKALLEGLSPLPPADPEVRERISREAQAKGWEALHLKLQEIDPVSAGRIHPNDPQRLSRALEVFFVSGKTLTELTKTSGEALPYRVHQFAIAPENRRLLHQRIEQRFHQMLAAGFEREARVLFLRSGLHKDLPSIRSVGYRQMWSYLSGEIDYDEMIYRGICATRQLAKRQMTWLRGWPSVHWLDSDKPLAALDKVLQVVSA; via the coding sequence ATGACTGAGGCTATCGGCCCGCCTTTGCCGCAGGCTATTTTCCTGATGGGACCTACCGCTTCGGGTAAAACCGGGCTGGCGATTGAGCTGCGCCGGCGATTGCCGGTGGAGATTATCAGCGTTGATTCCGCGCTGATTTATCGCGGCATGGATATCGGCACCGCAAAGCCCGGTAAAGACGAACTGGCGATAGCGCCGCACCGGTTGATTGATATCCGGGATCCGGAGCAGGCCTATTCGGCAGCGGATTTCAGCCGTGATGCGCTGGCCGCCATGGCAGAAATCACCGCGTCGGGTCGTGTGCCGTTATTGGTAGGCGGGACGATGCTCTACTTCAAGGCGCTTCTGGAGGGTTTATCCCCCTTGCCCCCAGCGGACCCTGAAGTGCGGGAGCGTATTTCCCGGGAGGCGCAGGCCAAAGGATGGGAGGCATTGCACCTTAAATTGCAGGAGATTGATCCGGTGTCGGCGGGTCGTATTCATCCGAATGATCCGCAGAGGCTCTCCAGAGCACTGGAAGTTTTTTTCGTTTCAGGTAAAACTCTTACGGAACTGACTAAAACTTCAGGTGAAGCATTGCCGTACCGGGTTCACCAGTTTGCGATTGCGCCAGAAAATCGCCGGCTGTTGCATCAGCGTATCGAGCAGCGCTTTCATCAGATGCTGGCGGCTGGTTTTGAGCGGGAAGCCAGGGTACTTTTCCTGCGCAGTGGCTTGCATAAAGATCTGCCGTCCATTCGCAGCGTCGGTTATCGCCAGATGTGGTCATATTTATCAGGTGAAATCGATTACGATGAAATGATTTATCGCGGGATATGCGCAACCCGGCAATTGGCCAAGCGGCAAATGACGTGGTTGCGCGGCTGGCCGTCGGTTCACTGGCTCGATAGTGACAAGCCCCTCGCTGCTTTAGACAAGGTATTACAGGTTGTTAGTGCATAG
- the mutL gene encoding DNA mismatch repair endonuclease MutL, translating to MPIRVLPPQLANQIAAGEVVERPASVVKELVENSLDAGATRIDIDIERAGSRLIRIRDNGCGIAKDDLALALARHATSKIATLDDLEAIISLGFRGEALASISSVSRLTLTSRTEAQTEAWQAYAEGRDMAVTLKPAAHPVGSTVEVLDLFYNTPARRKFMRTEKTEFAHIDEVVKRIALARFDVTFTLQHNGKPVRQYRGVTQEAQNLRRLSSLCGPAFVQRALEVSWQHGDLRIRGWVADPSAAGELPDMQYCYVNRRMMRDKLINHAIRQAYEEQLSEAGQPAFVLYLEVDPHQVDVNVHPTKQEVRFHQSRLVHDFIYQAVIAVIQRPDEPELPVSADAVPLHRMPENRVAAGKNLFDNPSPALKAPPSGPGNTPSPPQYKAPSGIGRSNGGEAGSRSGRMREPAANYHPGAGYQTKEGKLYQKLIQSAPASGAAAEAVSGDDVQSFGRVLTVYPPCYALVEFRQRLALISLPVAERCLKQKQLTPDGEALRAQPLLIPLRLILKEPEAAGFRRYQAQLEQMGIQLQVNQRQGTLNGVPLPLRQQNLQNLIPELLGYLSETETITCDEIAAWIARQLNSEQRAWSLSQAIQLLAEVERLCPQWVKVPPAELLVLLDLEAAIEALNHD from the coding sequence ATGCCTATTCGGGTACTGCCGCCACAGCTCGCCAACCAGATCGCCGCCGGCGAAGTGGTCGAACGCCCCGCGTCGGTGGTGAAGGAACTTGTGGAGAACAGCCTTGACGCCGGCGCGACGCGTATCGACATCGATATCGAGCGGGCCGGCAGCCGCCTTATCCGCATCCGCGATAACGGTTGCGGCATCGCCAAGGACGATTTGGCGCTGGCGCTGGCACGGCACGCCACCAGTAAAATCGCCACGCTGGACGATCTCGAGGCTATTATCAGCCTGGGGTTTCGCGGGGAAGCGCTGGCCAGTATCAGTTCGGTGTCGCGGCTGACCCTGACCTCCCGCACCGAAGCGCAAACGGAAGCGTGGCAGGCCTATGCCGAAGGCCGCGACATGGCGGTGACTCTTAAACCGGCGGCGCATCCGGTGGGTTCCACGGTGGAAGTGCTGGATCTGTTTTACAATACGCCGGCCCGCCGCAAGTTCATGCGTACCGAGAAAACCGAATTCGCGCATATAGACGAAGTGGTGAAACGCATTGCGCTGGCGCGCTTTGATGTGACGTTCACCCTGCAGCATAACGGTAAACCGGTCCGCCAATATCGCGGGGTGACGCAGGAAGCCCAGAACCTCCGGCGCTTAAGCAGCCTGTGCGGACCGGCCTTTGTGCAACGGGCCCTGGAAGTCTCCTGGCAGCACGGCGATCTCCGCATCCGCGGCTGGGTAGCCGATCCGTCGGCGGCGGGTGAACTGCCGGACATGCAGTATTGTTATGTCAATCGGCGGATGATGCGCGACAAGCTGATTAATCACGCCATTCGCCAGGCCTATGAGGAACAGCTGTCCGAGGCGGGGCAACCGGCGTTTGTGCTGTACCTGGAAGTGGATCCCCATCAGGTGGATGTGAATGTGCATCCCACCAAACAGGAAGTCAGGTTTCACCAGTCCCGCCTGGTGCATGATTTTATCTATCAGGCGGTGATCGCCGTTATTCAGCGGCCGGACGAACCGGAGCTACCCGTATCCGCCGATGCCGTCCCTTTGCACCGGATGCCGGAAAATCGCGTCGCGGCGGGGAAAAATCTCTTTGACAACCCCTCACCGGCGCTCAAGGCACCACCCTCCGGCCCTGGGAACACCCCGTCGCCGCCACAGTATAAGGCGCCGTCCGGTATTGGCCGGAGTAACGGCGGCGAAGCGGGGTCCCGATCCGGCCGGATGCGTGAACCGGCCGCCAATTACCATCCCGGCGCCGGTTATCAGACCAAAGAGGGTAAACTTTACCAAAAGCTGATTCAATCCGCGCCAGCGTCCGGCGCCGCTGCCGAGGCCGTTTCCGGCGACGATGTCCAGAGCTTCGGTCGGGTGCTTACCGTTTATCCGCCTTGTTACGCCCTGGTGGAATTCCGCCAGCGTCTGGCGCTGATTTCTCTGCCGGTGGCGGAGCGCTGCCTCAAGCAAAAACAGCTTACGCCGGATGGCGAAGCGTTACGGGCGCAGCCATTGCTTATTCCCCTGCGCTTAATACTCAAGGAACCGGAGGCGGCGGGATTCCGCCGGTACCAGGCGCAATTGGAGCAGATGGGTATCCAGTTACAGGTTAATCAGCGCCAGGGGACGCTAAATGGCGTACCTTTACCATTACGCCAACAAAATTTACAAAACTTGATTCCGGAACTGTTAGGCTATCTGTCAGAAACTGAAACCATCACTTGTGATGAGATTGCTGCCTGGATTGCCCGCCAGTTGAACAGTGAACAACGTGCCTGGAGCCTTTCCCAGGCCATACAGTTACTCGCCGAGGTTGAGCGGCTTTGTCCGCAGTGGGTAAAGGTCCCGCCCGCAGAGCTTTTGGTGTTATTGGATCTTGAGGCCGCCATTGAGGCCCTTAATCATGACTGA